One part of the Synechococcus sp. UW179A genome encodes these proteins:
- a CDS encoding MarC family protein yields the protein MSLLHTAVGIFTISNPIGNLPIYLSFTNGNKRQDRAIARSSAFTMLITLLLATWIGNDLLGFFGIGRPAFQVAGGLIVVLIGLSMLHSEPSKVHHDPKSVERDQNSSVKGIVPLGIPLLAGPGTITVVIADPSAASVGGKLSLSLVVLAMSVLVYLIFNAGEMLSSKISESALQVLTKIMGLILTAIAVQMLFSGLSAGFPVLRGIGLTG from the coding sequence ATGTCACTGCTGCACACGGCGGTCGGAATTTTCACCATTTCCAATCCAATCGGCAATCTGCCGATCTATTTGTCATTCACGAATGGCAATAAGCGTCAGGACCGGGCGATCGCTCGAAGCAGCGCGTTCACCATGCTGATCACCCTGCTCCTCGCCACCTGGATCGGCAACGACCTGCTCGGCTTTTTTGGAATCGGGCGGCCAGCCTTTCAGGTTGCCGGGGGGCTGATCGTGGTGCTGATCGGCCTTTCGATGCTGCACTCCGAACCTTCAAAAGTTCACCACGACCCGAAGTCCGTAGAACGCGACCAGAACTCCTCGGTCAAGGGAATTGTTCCTTTGGGCATTCCCCTGCTGGCTGGTCCGGGCACCATCACTGTGGTGATTGCGGATCCAAGCGCAGCAAGCGTGGGTGGAAAACTGAGCCTCAGCCTCGTTGTGCTTGCCATGAGCGTGCTCGTTTATCTGATATTTAACGCTGGCGAGATGCTCTCATCCAAAATCAGTGAATCTGCTTTGCAGGTACTCACGAAAATCATGGGCCTCATCCTCACTGCGATTGCAGTGCAGATGCTGTTCTCAGGATTAAGTGCAGGCTTCCCGGTGCTTCGGGGGATAGGACTCACCGGGTGA